The following nucleotide sequence is from Austwickia chelonae.
GATGCTGGTCTTCCACGTCAGGCTCCCACCATGCTCTGAAGGACGGAGGTGAAGAAAGGGCGACCGTCGAGACTCGGACCGAAGCCCTCCTCGACGCAGTGCTCGGGGTGCGGCATCAGTCCGACCACATTCCCGGCCTCATTGCAGATGCCGGCGATATTGCGGTAGGAGCCGTTGGGGTTGTCGCCGAGGTACCGGAAGACCACCCGGCCTTCCTCCTCGAGCTGTTCGATGGTGCGCAGATCGGCGACGAAGCAGCCCTCACCGTTCTTCAGGGCGATGGTGATCTGTTGCCCGTCGGTGAAATCCCTGGTCCACGGGGTGTCGGTGTTCTCCACCCGGAGAGGCTGGTCCTGGCAGATGAAGCGACGCCCGGCGTTGCGGGAGAGCGCTCCCGGCAACAGATGGGATTCGCAGAGCACCTGGAAACCGTTGCAGATCCCCAGGATCGGCATTCCGCCACGGGCGGCGTCCCGCAGAGAGGTCATCACCGGCGCGAAGCGGGCGATCGCTCCGCAACGCAAGTAGTCGCCGTAACTGAACCCGCCGGGCAGGACGACGGCGTCGACCTCGTGCAGATCGGCGTCGGCATGCCACAGGGACACGGCTTCGCCACCGGCCAACCGGATCGCACGCAGAGCGTCATGGTCGTCCAGGGTGCCGGGGAAGGTCACCACTCCGACGCGCATCAGTCGTCGTCCCCCTTGTAGGCGGTGGTGCCCTCTGCGCCCTGGAGCTGTTCGGCGCTGAAATTGCTGCGGTCGACCCGAGCTCGTCCCTCGTGACGTCCGGCGCCCTCGGGGATCGGGGCGATCGCGCCCCAGCTCTCCGGGTTGCCTTCGTCATCCCAGTCGTAGGCGGTGTCGCCTGCTTCGGCATCACGCACGGAGACGACGTCCTCGATCACCGGGTTCGACAGCAGGGTTTCCGCGGCCTCCCGCGCCTGGGCCAAGACCTGCGGGGTCACCGGGCCCTCCACCTCCAAGGTGAAACGCTTCCCCTGACGCACGTCGTTGAACTGGGCGAAGCCCAACCGGGGCAGCGCCCCAGCGACGGCTTGCCCCTGTGGGTCGAGGATCTCCGGTTTGAGCATGACGTCGACGACAACGGTTCCCATTGGTAGTGCTCCTGTGCGGTCGGCGATTCGGGCGTTTGGCCCGTCATGGACGAGCCTATCTGCGTCATCTGAGGACATTCACCAGCGGAAGGGGGTTCCGGTCAGTGCCTCATAGGCGGCGATATAGGTCTGACGGGTGCATTCGATCACCTCGGTGGGCAAGGCGGGTGGTTCTTCGTCGGACGAGCGGTCCCAGCCGCTGGCCGAGGACATGAGCCAGTCACGTACGTACTGCTTGTCGTAACTGCGTTGCTGGCGCCCTTCCGCGTAGTCGGCGGCGGACCAGAACCGGGAGCTGTCCGGGGTGAGGACCTCGTCGGCGAGCACCAATTCGCCGTTCTCCGTCAACCCGTACTCAACCTTGGTGTCGGCGATCAGGATGCCTCGAGGCCGGGCGATCTCTTCGGCACGTGCCAGCACTCTCGTGGTCAGGTCGGTGACACGGTCGGTGAGCTCGGCGCCGATGAGTCGGGAGACCTCGTCCTTGGTCATCGGCTGGTCGTGCTCACCCACAGGGGCTTTCGAGGTCGGCGTGAAAATGGGCTCCGGGAGGCGGGACGACTCGAGAAGCCCGCCGGGCAAAGAGATCCCGCAGACGGAACCAGTCGCCTGGTATTCGGCCAGCCCGCTTCCGGTCAGATAGGCACGTCCGATGCATTCGACCGGCAGCATCGACAAGCGTCGGACGAGGAGCGCCCGACCGGCGACCTCCTGCGGCACATCGGTCGAGACCACATGGTTGGGCACGAGATCGGCCAGCCGCTCGAACCACCACAGGCTCATCTGGGTGAGGATGCGGCCCTTGTCCGGGATCTCCGAGTCGAGGACGTGGTCGAAAGCGGAGATGCGGTCGCTGGCGACCAGGAGCATCCGGTCTTCCTGCCGTTCCCCGGTGGCCGGGTCCAGCGGCACGTAGAGTTCCCGGACCTTCCCGGAGTAGACGTGTTCGTGGCCGGGGAGCTGTTGCGGAACCTGCGGGGCGGTCATCTGTTCCTTCTCGGGTTCGCGTCCCGGAATCCTTCGGACGGGACGGTCAACAGGTGGGGGTGTGGATCTTCTTCTCCTGGGCGGCCAGGGCGATGTCGGTGCGATGGTGGCTGCCACGCAAGGTGATCCGGTCGACTGCGGTGTAGACCCGGTCGCGTGCCTGAGCGAGGTCGCTGCCCAGGGCCACGACGGAGAGGACCCGCCCTCCGGCACTGACCAGCTGGTCACCGGCGAGCGCGGTCCCGGCGTGCAGGACGTCGGCGTCCTCGCCCACCTGGTCGAGCCCTTCGAGGACGTCTCCCTTGCGGGGGCCCTCGGGGTATCCCTTGGCTGCGACAACCACCGTGACGGCGCTGTCCTGTCGCCACCGCAGTGCGGGGAAGCTGTCGAGTTCTCCGGTGGCTGCGGCCATCAGCAGGCCGCCCAGGGGGCTTTCCAGTCGTGCGAGGACGACCTGGGTCTCCGGGTCCCCGAAACGGGCGTTGAACTCCACGACCCGCAGTCCGCGGGAGGTCAGGGCGAGCCCGACGTAGAGGATGCCGGCGAAGGGGGTTCCGCGGCGGCGCATCTCTTCGACGGTGGGCCGGGCCACTCGTTCCACGACCTGGTCGACCAGACCGTCAGGTGCCCAGTCCAGAGGCGAATAGGCGCCCATGCCGCCGGTGTTGGGGCCTTGGTCGCCGTCGAGTGCCCGTTTGAAGTCCTGGGCCGGCGCCAGGGGGACGACGGTCTGTCCGTCGGTCACGCAGAACAGGGAGACCTCAGGGCCGTCGAGATATTCCTCGACGACGACGGTGGGTGTGCTCTCGCCTGGGGCGACCGCCCGGTTCAGGCACTGCGCCGCGTGAGCCATCGCGGTCATCCGGTTCTCGGTGACGACGACTCCTTTGCCGGCAGCCAGGCCGTCGTCCTTGACGACATGGGGGGCGCCGAGTGCGTCGAGGGCTTCGGCGACTTGGTCCATGGTGGTGCACACGTGGGCCATGGCGGTGGGTACGTCTGCTGCGGCCATCACGTCCTTCGCGAAGGACTTGCTGCCTTCGAGTCTGGCTGCGCGTGCCGAGGGCCCGAAGCAGGCGATGCCTGCGTCACGGACGGCGTCGGCGACTCCGGCGACGAGGGGGGCTTCCGGTCCGATGACGACCAGCCGGGCATCGATCTGCCTGGCCAGTTCGGTCACGGCCGCTCCGTCGAGGACATCGACGTCGTGGAGGGTGGCGACCCCGTTCATTCCCGGGTTTCCGGGGGCGACGTGCAGGCTGCTCACCCCCGTGTCACGAGACAGGGCGAGGACGAGGGCGTGCTCCCGAGCACCGGAGCCGACGACGAGGACGTTCACGACACCACCCTATCGGCGTCCGGGCCTCCTGGGTTCTGCTGACCTCTGTGGTCTACGTCCTCTGGGGAGAGCAGCCTCGAAGAATCCCCATAAAATTTGAATATCCCTGCTGCACAGTAATTTTCATAAAAATCTCGGTCCGACGGAGATACTCCGGGCCTGGCATCGCCCTGTACAGCACGCCTCCCGGAAAGGCATAGAATTGAGAACTTGCCCGTCGGCGAACCCGACGGCGCACGACCCACCACCGGACGACGAACAAGGGGTGCGAGTGGCCCACGTGGACCGCGATCAGGACGTCCTCACCAGAGAGCTCGCGACGGAGCAGGCCCATGTGGACCGCGTCTACACCGAACTCGCCGCAGCAGGACGACGTGCGGCACTGGTCCAGGCCGACGGACTCGCCCGCGGACGTACCGACCGCACCGGCGACGTCCGCGACGAAGAAATCACCGGCCTCTTCGAACGAGACGCCTTGGTCTACAGCGCCGCGAAACGACGCGCCGCTCTCGACCGCGAACACGAGGGGCTCGTCTTCGGCCGACTCGATCTCGAACACACCGCCCGCGACGGCGCCACCGAACGGGAGATCCGCTACGTCGGCCGCCTCGGTGTCCGCGACGACGACTACGAGCCACTGGTCATCGACTGGCGCGCTCCCGCTGCCGAGCCGTTCTACCGGGCCACCCCCACCTCACCGATGAACGTCCTGCGCCGCCGGGTCCTGCGCTGCCGCGGACAAGAGGTCGTCGGCGCCGAGGACGACCTGATGGTCTCCCAGGCCCCGGAGGACCTCGTCGTCCTCGGAGAAGGCGCACTGCTCGCCGCCTTGACCCGGAGTCGTTCAGGACGAATGCGCGATATCGTCGCGACGATCCAGGCACACCAGGACGAGGCCATCCGCGCCGCAGCACGAGGGGTCGTGGAGATCACCGGCGGCCCGGGCACCGGGAAAACCGTGGTCGCCCTCCACCGAGCTGCCTATCTGCTGTACTCCGACCGGCGCCGCTTCGAACGCGGCGGAGTGCTCGTGGTGGGGCCGTCCGCCGCGTACACCGCCTATATCGAACGGGTACTTCCCTCACTCGGCGAAGACTCGGTCGCGCTACGTTCGGTCGGTGACATCGTCGACGCCGTCACCGCAGTACGGGTCGACTCCCCCGAGGTCGCCGCGCTGAAAGGCACCCTGAAGATCCGTCGGGTCCTTGGCCGCGCAGCCCGCGACACCATCCCCGGTGCCCCGGAAAGCTTGCGGATCATGGTGACCGGCCGCCCCGTCCACCTGGACCGGCAGGCCTTGGACCGCATCCGTCACCAAGTGCTGCGCCATCACCCTCGAAACTCCTCCCGGGATGCGATGACCGACGCTCTCGCCCTGGCCGCCTGGAAACAGGTGCTCGACGGCGACCGGGACGACTTCCTGGACACCTTCCGCGAACACCGAGACGTCGAACGTTTCCTGGACGCCTGGTGGCGGCCGGTGGACCCACGCGAAGTGCTCTTGTGGCTGGCCGACGAGAAACGGACCAGACGGTACATCTCAGGGATCTTCCCGGAAGGATCCGCACCCCTACTGGCCGCATCCTTCCGAGAAACGCTGACAGCAGGTTCCTGGACAGTGGCCGATGTCGCCCTGATCGACGACCTGTCCTCCCGGGTAGGAATCGTCCCCGAGCGAGTCGACACCGAACGGGGCTTCTACGAGGTCGACCTCCTCGACGACGCCGAGGCCGAAGCCGTGGCCACCGGCGATCTGCGGACCACCCGGGTCGACGCTCCGGGAGCGAGTGCCCACGGGTACCGGGAACGGGCACTGGCCGCCCCGGGCTCCCTCGACGAGGAGACACGGAAAGCGGCCCTGCTCCGCGGGCGGATCGACCGACACGGCGATTACGCCCACGTCCTCGTCGACGAAGCTCAGGACCTCTCGCCGATGCAGTGGCGGATGCTGGGACGGCGTGCGCAGTCCGCGTCGTGGACGGTGGTCGGCGATGCGGCTCAGGCCTCGTGGGGTGACGCCGACGAAGCCCTCACAGCGCGCGATCAGGCCTTCGGGCGGAACAGCCGACGTACCTTCCACATGTCGACGAACTACCGGAACGCCCGGGAGATCTTCGACTACGCGGCAGCAGTGGTGCTGCCCCAGGTGCCGGACGCCGACATCCCCCAGGCCGTTCGGGAGACCGGCGTGGACCCGGTGGAGATCCGTGTCGTGGCCGAGGAGCAGGAGCTGGTGCGAGCTGCCAGAGAGTCTGTGGCTGCCCTGGCCGAAGAGGTCGACGGTTCGATCGGTGTGATCACACCCAAGCGGTGGGCCAAGGCGGTCGCCTCCCTCGACGAGGGCGATAGCGGCCGAGTGATCGTGGTCGACCCGCTGAGTGTGAAAGGCCTGGAGTACGACGCCACCGTGGTGCTCGATCCCGAGGAGATCACTGCGGAGTCTCCTGGTGGGGTTCGGGTGTTGTACGTGTCGTTGACGCGGGCTGCTCATCGGATGCACGTCGTGCACGTCGGGTGATCTCTTCTCCGTCCTCGTTCGTTGCCGTGTTCCCGCTGCGGATGCCGACCCAGGCAGCAGCGAGGACACAGGCCAGGGGGAGTGCGACCAGCGGGTCGGCGACGCCGAAGACGAACAGATCGGTGGCGAAGACCACAGCCGGCAGCACGGAGACCACGAAAGCTGTGGTCCTGACCGGGATCCGGGTGATGCCGTACTGGAAGAGAACCACCGGTGCAGTGATACCGATCAAGGCGACCGCTGCGATCTTGGCCAGTTCAGCACCGGAGGGCGCTCCGCCCCCGGGAGACAGCGCGAAGAGCGCGGCTGCGGCAAGCCAGCAGCCGTGGAAACGGATCGAGTTGATGTACCAGGTGCTGCATCCCTGTTTACCGAGCCGGCGGCCCACCCGGATCACGCCCAGAGCGCACAGCCCAGCTCCTGCGGCGACCAGAACCCCTGTCGTCGTCCTCAGCCAGGTCTCGGACGAAGCACCGAGCGCCAGAGCGGAGACCAGCGCCACCGCGATCAGGTAGAGGGAGACCGACGGCACCGCAGACCGCCTTTTCCGGCTCGAGATCCCGAAAAGGATCGGTGCGACAGCCGTCTCGATGACGCTGGCTGCGGTGGGGAGGGTCAGCGTCATCGACAGGTAGAACAGGACGAAAGCTCCTGCCGTGTAAATGTTGATCAGGCAGATGTTCCGGAAGCTCGCCTGATGTTTCGGCTGCAGGGATCCGAGCCGCGACGCAGCCCCGAGCATCTCGGCCACGGCGAAGGCCACGAAGACCGCGAAGGCCGACATCTTCGGTGAGATCGTGTTTCCCACGAAGGAAGCGCCGACTCCTTGCAGGACGACTGCTGTGAGCACCACCAGCACGAAGAGGAACGAACTTTCGGATGCGGTGGTCTCTCTCATCGGGCTCCCTCGCAATTCAGAACATCTGAAGAACCGTTCCGATCCGACGTCGCAGCCCCGGCTGTGTCGGGTCAGGCAGTGAGGGCACCATACCGGGTGAAGATAAGTGAATTTTCTTGTGCCACAAAGGATATGGGTTCACTATCGCGTCGGCCACATACAGAATGACGACGAGTTCCCCACCTCACCAGCCAGGAAACCTGTCAACCCGGAACCCGGTGGACAGTTACGCCGCCACCCGACGCCGCAAAAGTATCGCCATCACCGGAGCACCCACAAGAGCCGTCACCACTCCGATCGGAACTTCCTGACCCGCACCGACCGTACGGGCCACCGTGTCCGCCCACAGCAACAACAACGCGCCACCCACGGCGCAGGCCGGCAACAGCACCCCATGACGCACCCCCACCAGCCGGCGTAGGACATGAGGCACCGTCAACCCCACGAACCCGATCGGGCCGGCAAAAGCCACCGTTCCAGCCACCACCAGCGCACACCCCACACAAACGAGCCACCTGGCCCGGCGCACCTCCACACCCAAGGACGCCGCCGACAGGTCACCGAAAGCAAAAGCATCCATCGTGCGTGCCGCCCACAGGCACGCCACCGCGGTGATCACAGCCAGCAGGGAAAGCGCCCACGCAGCAGGAGCCCGGACCCCCGCAAAGGAGCCGAAGGTCCACGCCAACATCATCCGGACGCCGTCCTGATCGGCGAACACCATGATCACCGTCGAGGTCACCGCAGCGGCCAATTGGCTCACCGTGACCCCCGCCAACACGGTGCGACCAGGAGGAAGATCCCCCGACCGCCCCGTCGCCAACGCCAGCACCGCAGCCAAAGCCACCATGCCACCGACAAAAGCTGCCAGAGAGACCCCGACCGCAGGCCCGCTACCCGGCAGAGACCAGCCGGTGAGAAGCGCGACGACCGCCCCCGCGGAAGCCCCACCAGAGATACCCAGCAGATAAGGATCAGCGAGCTCATTGCGCGTCGTCGCCTGGAGAAGCGCCCCGCACTGAGCCAAGACCGACCCGGCCGCAGCCGCAGCCAGCACACGAGGAAGTCGCAGCTCCCAGACGATCCGGTCATCGATCACCGTGACCTGTGCACCCTCGACAAGATGCCCCCGCCGTAGGACGACGTCGAGCACCGTCCCCGGCGATACCGTCACCGAGCCCATTCCCAGAGCCGCCACCACGCTGAACACCAGCGACACAGCCAGCGCCAGGACGACCACGCCCCGCGCCCACCGGCGCGACCTCATGTCGCAGCAGCCGACGAAATCCCAGCCAGCTGATCGGAGACATGCTGTGCGCCATCGGCAAGCGTCACCCCAGCATTCGACTCACTGAACGGGACGGTGACAAAAGCACCCCGCTTCACCGCGGTGAGCTCCCGAAGCACCGGGTCGTTCTGCAAATGTGTTCGTTTCTTCTCCGCACTGTCCCACGACGCATCGACGAGCACGATCACCTCCGGATCCGCAGCAACGACCTTCTCCCAACTTCCCTCAGCCCACGCCTTGTCCAGGTCGGCAAAGACATTCTTCGCACCCACCGTGTCGAGAATGGTCTGCGGGCCCCCCTTCCCCCCACCGACGAAGGGCGCCTTGTCTCCCGAGTCGTACCACAGGACCGACCGCCCCCGTCCCGTCCTCGACTCACCGATCTTCGCGACGCTGTCCTCCTGTTGCCGGATCACAGCAGCCGCACGCTGAGGCATACCGAAAATCTTCCCCAGATCACGGATCTCCCCCCAGACGCTGTCAAAAGTTGCCGGCGCCGAAGGCACACCCGGCGGACAGCTCATCGGGCTCAAATACGTGGTGGTGCCATCCTTGGCCAAGGCGGACCGATCACCGATCCCCTTGTCGCTGAAGGCACTCGCAAATGTCGAATACGCGAAGTCGGCTTTCGAGGCGAGAAACTTCTCCTTCGTCGGATACTTCTCCGCCAGAACTGGCACCTTCCGGTAGGCCTCCGCCCACCGAGCCGGAATGACATCGTCCAGATAAGCGGTACCGGCCATCCGATCCTGCATCCCCAGGGCCAACGCCACTTGAGTCGCCCCTTGGTTGAGGGTGACCAGGCGGGACGGCGCCTGCGTGACCGTAATGTCCACTCCGCAGTTGTGCACGGCGATCGGAGGCTCGAAAGTCACCGAAGACCCAGGATGTCCAGGACCGCTCGGCGCACCCGCACAAGCAGCGGTGAGGAAGGAACCGGCCAGGACGACGCCGGTGGACAAGGCGCGAAAGGGGACACGCACGAGGTACTTCTTTCTCTGGTCGAGGCCTGATCGCGAGGCCTGCTCCGAGCTATGTCGCCGGCAGGTCTTCGAGCTCGGGATCAACCGCATGCGGCGCCTTCCCGAGGACAGGTTCTCCCCAGTGACTCCGCGGCCGCACCCGTCACCCCACCGCTGCGCGACAGCTCCGGATTCCGACCGGACTCCCTGTCGACACTGCTGTGCGACCGACGACGCCCGCACCAGGACGAGCGCACGCCAACTATGGCATATGACCTTGTGAACCAGCGTGTCGCACTCCCAGCAAGGGCCCAGGCCGCCCTGACATCCAGCACAACGATGCCCGCCGCCGGACATAGCGCGGGGCGGAACCGACCACACCGGCTCCGCCCCGCCTCAGAACGATCACGGTCAACGACCGATCAGTTCACGCACCTTCTTCGGCCCCATACACAACAACAGGGTCGGGATCCGCGGACCGGTATCGCCCCCCAGCAGCAGCCGGTACAACAACGCGAAGAACGCCCGCTGGTCAGCTTTCACCTCAGGTGGAAGCTTCTTCTCGGCTACGTCGAAACCGGCCTGCTGCTTCGGAATTCCGTAGACCAGCGTGGTCAGGCCGTCGAGTGTCCAGTCCTTCTCCAAACCAGCGGCCAACAGGTCCAAGGACTCCAACTGGTGCTTGGTCAAGGTGAACAGGGTCGCAGCGTCCTTGAAGGAGCGCACCACCGTGCGGTCCTCTGGATCAGCCTGGGTGCTCACCCAGTTCGCAGCCAGATCGTACCGGGGACGAGCTACGTCCAGATCGGTGATGCGCTCGTCCATCGACGACAGGATCCGCACCGCCTGTTCGGCACTGCCACCGGTGATGTCGACCACCGAACAGATCGCCCGATAGGCCACCGGTGCACTTGTCCGTTCCAGCTCTTTCGTAGCCGTACGTACCGACCTGGCGTACATGGCCTTGTCCCCAGGCTGACCCTTGCCGCTGGAAACCTTGCGCTCCAACGCATCCCACTCGTCGTACAGCCGGTGGATCTCGTTGTTGAAGGCCACCGTGAACGACTGGTTCGGCCGCCGACGCGCATACAGCCACCGCAGGACGTGCGGCTCCATGATCGCCAGCGCATCCGCCGGGGTCGGCACGCCACCCTTCGACGAACTCATCTTGGCCATTCCGGCGATCCCGACGAAGGCATACATCGGACCGACCGGACGCTCAGCGCCGAAGATCGGGGCCAACTGCTCACCCACGACCCAGCTGCTGCCCGGGCTCTGATGATCGACGCCGCTGGGCTCGAAGTCGACCTCCTCATGCGCCCAACGCATCGGCCAGTCGACCTTCCACACCAGCTTCCCGCGGAAATCGGTGTCGAGTCGCATCGACTCCTCCACCTCGTCCCCGTCCGGCCCCGTGGCGACATAGGTCACCTCGGTGGTCTGCGAGTCGTACGAGGTCACCCGGGTCGCATCCGTACCGAAAGCCGCGCTGTAGGGGCGGAAGGGGAAGTACTCGCCACCCTGTGCGCTGCCATCGTCCTCCCCTGCAGCGCCTGATCCCTCGGCCTGAGCAGCTTCCGCCGTGTCGTCCCCCTCCGCGTCCGTCACACCGGCGGATTCCTGGCCCGGTTTCGTCCGGTACTGCTCGAGGACCGCAGCGATCTCCGCACGCTTCTCCATCGCATGCAGTACGCGATCCCGGTACACCCCGGAGGTGTACTGCTCTGTCTGGGAGATGCCCCGGTACTCGACACCGAGCTCGACCAGCGAAGCTTCCATCGCAGCACGGAAATGAGCTGCCCAGGAGTCGTACCCCGACCCGGGCGGCGCAGGAACGCTGGTCAGCGGTTTCCCGATGTGTTCGCTCCAGGACTCGTCGACACCAGGAACCCCGAAAGGCACCTTGCGGAAACGGTCGTAATCGTCCCAGCTGATGATGTGTTCGCAGTCGATCCCGCGACGTTTCAACTCGTCGGCGACCAGGTGCGGCACCATCACCTCACGCAGGTTGCCCAGGTGGATCGGACCCGATGGCGACAGCCCCGAGGCACAGGTGACTGTGTACCCCTCCAAGGAGCCGCGGCGACGCTCCACGTCCTCCACGACCTCGTCGGCAAGACGGGCGACCCAGTCCGTTTCCTGGCTGTTCTGTTTTCCGTCCCCAGTGGCCTTCTTCGCCTTCTCAGGACGTCCTTGCTGTTCTTCGGTCACCCTCACTCCTCGTCCTCGCCGAGCAACGAATACCGCTCGACGACCTCGTCACGGCCCGGGCCGACCCCGATCACACTGATCCGCGCGCCGAAGAGCTCCTCCAGGCGCAGCACGTAATCCTGTGCAGCCTGAGGCAACTCACCGAAAGTGCGCGCCCCGCTGATGTCCTCTTCCCAGCCAGGAAGCTCCTCGTACACCGGTGTGGCATGGTGGAAGTCCGACTGGTTGACCGGCATCTCGTCGTACCGAGTGCCGTTGACGTCATAAGCAACACACACGGGGATGGTCTTCAACCCGGTGAGGACGTCGAGCTTAGTCAATACATAGTCGGTGACCCCGTTGACCCGGGTGGTGTACCGCGCGACCACCGTGTCCGCCCACCCGCACCTGCGCGGACGTCCCGTGGTGGTCCCGAACTCGAAACCGCCGTCGCGGAGGAACTCCCCCATCTCGTCGTGCAGCTCCGTGGGGAACGGCCCGGCCCCCACTCGAGTGGTGTACGCCTTGTGCACAGCGACGACCCGGTCCACCCGGTTCGGGGCCACGCCAGACCCGGTGCAGGCGCCGGCCGCGGTGCAGGCCGAGGAGGTCACGAAGGGGTAGGTGCCGTGATCGACATCGAGCATCGTGGCCTGGCCCGCCTCGAAGAGCACGGTCTTGCCGTCGTCGAGCGCCCGGTTCAGTTCGAGGCCGGTGTCGACCACCATCGGGGCGAGTCGATCGCGGTAGCTCAGTAGTTCCTCAGCAACCTGATCGGCATCGATCGAGCGACGGTTGAAGATCTTCACCAGCAAGTGGTTCTTCTCGTCGAGGGCTGCGTCGACCTTCTGCCGCAGGATCGACTCGTCGAAAAGGTCCTGCACCCGGATTCCGATGCGGTTCATCTTGTCGGCATAGGTGGGACCGATGCCGCGCCCGGTCGTGCCCAGTTTGCGTTTGCCGAGGAAACGCTCCCGCACCTTGTCCAGAGAGATGTTGTACGACGGGATGACGTGGGCATTCGCGCTGACCCGCAGACGAGAGACATCCATGCCACGGGCCTTGAGCGCCGACAGCTCGGCGAAAAGCACCTCGAGGTCGATGACCACTCCATTACCGATGACCGGAGTGACATTCGGAGAGAGGATCCCGCTGGGAAGCAGGTGGAGTGCGTATTTCTCGCCGCCGACGACCACCGTGTGCCCGGCGTTGTTGCCACCGTTGAACTTGACGACGTAATCGACTTTGCTGCCCAGCAGGTCTGTCGCCTTGCCTTTGCCTTCGTCGCCCCACTGGGCGCCGACCAACACGATCGCCGGCATCGCGGCCACCATCCTCATGTCGCTGACGGTGCGCGGGCTCGGTCAGCTACGGCTGTGCCCGCGCGTCTCACGCAGCGAGCCCCTGACGTACGCAACGCCGGGGCTCGTACTGCCCAAGTCTACCCGGAGTAGCTGACCCGATGCTGAGACGCTCTGCCCACCCCCTGACACACTCCCCCTCCTGTGAAACCTGGGCACCGTACTCGGTGCTCAGGTCAAGGTTCATCGCCAGTCATTCGCTTCCATACAAGTTCAACCGGAACCTGAGCACCGAGTACGGTGCCCAGGTTCCCCACAAGGGGGTGTGAAGGGGAACGGAAACGAGATCCTGTGGATGACGAAAAGGTCGACCCCAGCCTTCCGACACCGTCGTACCCATGCACGCAGC
It contains:
- the purQ gene encoding phosphoribosylformylglycinamidine synthase subunit PurQ, which produces MRVGVVTFPGTLDDHDALRAIRLAGGEAVSLWHADADLHEVDAVVLPGGFSYGDYLRCGAIARFAPVMTSLRDAARGGMPILGICNGFQVLCESHLLPGALSRNAGRRFICQDQPLRVENTDTPWTRDFTDGQQITIALKNGEGCFVADLRTIEQLEEEGRVVFRYLGDNPNGSYRNIAGICNEAGNVVGLMPHPEHCVEEGFGPSLDGRPFFTSVLQSMVGA
- a CDS encoding phosphoribosylaminoimidazolesuccinocarboxamide synthase: MTAPQVPQQLPGHEHVYSGKVRELYVPLDPATGERQEDRMLLVASDRISAFDHVLDSEIPDKGRILTQMSLWWFERLADLVPNHVVSTDVPQEVAGRALLVRRLSMLPVECIGRAYLTGSGLAEYQATGSVCGISLPGGLLESSRLPEPIFTPTSKAPVGEHDQPMTKDEVSRLIGAELTDRVTDLTTRVLARAEEIARPRGILIADTKVEYGLTENGELVLADEVLTPDSSRFWSAADYAEGRQQRSYDKQYVRDWLMSSASGWDRSSDEEPPALPTEVIECTRQTYIAAYEALTGTPFRW
- a CDS encoding ABC transporter substrate-binding protein translates to MRVPFRALSTGVVLAGSFLTAACAGAPSGPGHPGSSVTFEPPIAVHNCGVDITVTQAPSRLVTLNQGATQVALALGMQDRMAGTAYLDDVIPARWAEAYRKVPVLAEKYPTKEKFLASKADFAYSTFASAFSDKGIGDRSALAKDGTTTYLSPMSCPPGVPSAPATFDSVWGEIRDLGKIFGMPQRAAAVIRQQEDSVAKIGESRTGRGRSVLWYDSGDKAPFVGGGKGGPQTILDTVGAKNVFADLDKAWAEGSWEKVVAADPEVIVLVDASWDSAEKKRTHLQNDPVLRELTAVKRGAFVTVPFSESNAGVTLADGAQHVSDQLAGISSAAAT
- a CDS encoding FecCD family ABC transporter permease codes for the protein MRSRRWARGVVVLALAVSLVFSVVAALGMGSVTVSPGTVLDVVLRRGHLVEGAQVTVIDDRIVWELRLPRVLAAAAAGSVLAQCGALLQATTRNELADPYLLGISGGASAGAVVALLTGWSLPGSGPAVGVSLAAFVGGMVALAAVLALATGRSGDLPPGRTVLAGVTVSQLAAAVTSTVIMVFADQDGVRMMLAWTFGSFAGVRAPAAWALSLLAVITAVACLWAARTMDAFAFGDLSAASLGVEVRRARWLVCVGCALVVAGTVAFAGPIGFVGLTVPHVLRRLVGVRHGVLLPACAVGGALLLLWADTVARTVGAGQEVPIGVVTALVGAPVMAILLRRRVAA
- a CDS encoding HelD family protein, producing the protein MAHVDRDQDVLTRELATEQAHVDRVYTELAAAGRRAALVQADGLARGRTDRTGDVRDEEITGLFERDALVYSAAKRRAALDREHEGLVFGRLDLEHTARDGATEREIRYVGRLGVRDDDYEPLVIDWRAPAAEPFYRATPTSPMNVLRRRVLRCRGQEVVGAEDDLMVSQAPEDLVVLGEGALLAALTRSRSGRMRDIVATIQAHQDEAIRAAARGVVEITGGPGTGKTVVALHRAAYLLYSDRRRFERGGVLVVGPSAAYTAYIERVLPSLGEDSVALRSVGDIVDAVTAVRVDSPEVAALKGTLKIRRVLGRAARDTIPGAPESLRIMVTGRPVHLDRQALDRIRHQVLRHHPRNSSRDAMTDALALAAWKQVLDGDRDDFLDTFREHRDVERFLDAWWRPVDPREVLLWLADEKRTRRYISGIFPEGSAPLLAASFRETLTAGSWTVADVALIDDLSSRVGIVPERVDTERGFYEVDLLDDAEAEAVATGDLRTTRVDAPGASAHGYRERALAAPGSLDEETRKAALLRGRIDRHGDYAHVLVDEAQDLSPMQWRMLGRRAQSASWTVVGDAAQASWGDADEALTARDQAFGRNSRRTFHMSTNYRNAREIFDYAAAVVLPQVPDADIPQAVRETGVDPVEIRVVAEEQELVRAARESVAALAEEVDGSIGVITPKRWAKAVASLDEGDSGRVIVVDPLSVKGLEYDATVVLDPEEITAESPGGVRVLYVSLTRAAHRMHVVHVG
- the purD gene encoding phosphoribosylamine--glycine ligase, which translates into the protein MNVLVVGSGAREHALVLALSRDTGVSSLHVAPGNPGMNGVATLHDVDVLDGAAVTELARQIDARLVVIGPEAPLVAGVADAVRDAGIACFGPSARAARLEGSKSFAKDVMAAADVPTAMAHVCTTMDQVAEALDALGAPHVVKDDGLAAGKGVVVTENRMTAMAHAAQCLNRAVAPGESTPTVVVEEYLDGPEVSLFCVTDGQTVVPLAPAQDFKRALDGDQGPNTGGMGAYSPLDWAPDGLVDQVVERVARPTVEEMRRRGTPFAGILYVGLALTSRGLRVVEFNARFGDPETQVVLARLESPLGGLLMAAATGELDSFPALRWRQDSAVTVVVAAKGYPEGPRKGDVLEGLDQVGEDADVLHAGTALAGDQLVSAGGRVLSVVALGSDLAQARDRVYTAVDRITLRGSHHRTDIALAAQEKKIHTPTC